Proteins from one Streptomyces genisteinicus genomic window:
- a CDS encoding response regulator transcription factor: protein MEQTHTTHNGVAATPGAQRRVLVVEDDATIVDAIAARLRAEGFLVQTALDGPAAVDAAEAWQPDLMVLDVMLPGFDGLEVCRRVQAQRPVPVLMLTARDDETDMLVGLGVGADDYMTKPFSMRELAARVHVLLRRVERAALAAVTPRSGILRLGELEIDHAQRRVRVRAEDVHLTPTEFDLLVCLANTPRAVLSREQLLAEVWDWADASGTRTVDSHIKALRRKIGAERIRTVHGVGYALETPSP from the coding sequence ATGGAGCAGACACACACCACGCACAACGGCGTCGCGGCCACGCCAGGAGCCCAGCGCCGGGTGCTGGTCGTCGAGGACGACGCCACGATCGTCGACGCCATCGCGGCCCGGCTGCGGGCCGAGGGCTTCCTGGTCCAGACCGCGCTCGACGGCCCCGCAGCCGTCGACGCCGCCGAGGCGTGGCAGCCCGACCTGATGGTCCTCGACGTCATGCTGCCGGGCTTCGACGGCCTGGAGGTCTGCCGCCGGGTGCAGGCGCAGCGCCCCGTACCGGTCCTGATGCTCACCGCGCGTGACGACGAGACGGACATGCTGGTCGGGCTGGGCGTCGGCGCCGACGACTACATGACCAAGCCGTTCTCGATGCGCGAGCTCGCCGCCCGCGTGCATGTGCTGCTGCGCCGCGTCGAGCGTGCCGCCCTCGCCGCCGTCACCCCGCGCAGCGGCATCCTGCGCCTGGGCGAGCTGGAGATCGACCACGCCCAGCGCCGGGTGCGGGTGCGCGCCGAGGACGTCCACCTGACGCCGACCGAGTTCGACCTGCTGGTGTGCCTCGCCAACACCCCGCGCGCCGTCCTCTCCCGCGAGCAGTTGCTCGCCGAGGTCTGGGACTGGGCGGACGCCTCGGGCACCCGGACCGTGGACAGCCACATCAAGGCGCTGCGCCGGAAGATCGGCGCGGAGCGGATCCGGACCGTCCACGGCGTGGGCTACGCCCTGGAGACGCCGTCGCCATGA
- a CDS encoding spermidine synthase encodes MPFPASDTGAPVVLDRREGPHGEVVLRRRETGGEPVHEIIANGCFLMDTSDGRSERLLVDAAFEALRTGNFAPSLLIGGLGVGFSLAHAAEGEQWRQIVVVEREEAIIEWHRSGPLAAVSGAALGDPRSVILHTDLVEHLRTTEDRFDALCLDIDNGPDWTVTDDNQALYSPDGLASCARVLKPGGVLAVWSAQPSSAFEDAMRNAGFTGVRTEEIRLARGVPDVVHLGVRPA; translated from the coding sequence ATGCCGTTCCCCGCGTCCGACACCGGAGCGCCCGTCGTGCTGGACCGGCGCGAGGGCCCGCACGGCGAGGTGGTGCTGCGCCGGCGCGAGACCGGCGGGGAGCCCGTGCACGAGATCATCGCCAACGGCTGCTTCCTGATGGACACGTCCGACGGGCGCTCCGAGCGGCTGCTGGTCGACGCCGCCTTCGAGGCCCTTCGGACGGGGAACTTCGCACCGAGCCTGCTCATCGGCGGGCTGGGGGTCGGGTTCTCGCTGGCGCACGCGGCCGAGGGCGAGCAGTGGCGTCAGATCGTGGTCGTGGAGCGCGAGGAGGCGATCATCGAGTGGCACCGCTCGGGACCGCTCGCGGCGGTCTCCGGCGCGGCGCTCGGCGATCCACGGAGCGTGATCCTCCACACGGACCTGGTGGAGCACCTGCGGACCACCGAGGACCGGTTCGACGCGCTCTGCCTGGACATCGACAACGGGCCGGACTGGACGGTCACCGACGACAACCAGGCCCTCTACTCACCGGACGGACTGGCCTCCTGCGCACGGGTGCTGAAGCCCGGCGGGGTGCTCGCCGTGTGGTCGGCGCAGCCGTCGTCCGCGTTCGAGGACGCGATGCGGAATGCCGGATTCACCGGGGTAAGAACCGAAGAGATCCGCCTTGCCCGGGGCGTACCGGACGTGGTGCACCTCGGAGTTCGCCCTGCGTAG
- a CDS encoding ATP-binding cassette domain-containing protein — MSTTPGTPGTPTVNVAGLTVRHRRSVALDGLDLTLGRGVHGLLGPNGAGKTSLVRVLATVTEPAAGRVELLGLDVSGRAARTEARRRLGYLPQDFGHYPGFTVREFVAYVAWLKEMDAAAVPEAVRRAVDRVGLGDRADARIRTLSGGMVRRVGIAQAIVNEPELLLLDEPTAGLDPEQRVEFRALLRRLGETSTVLVATHLVEDVAAACSEVVLIESGRLAFRGTTGELAALGEGGDSDSDGDSDEAGSPVERGYAAALRAHRGAPAEGARR; from the coding sequence GTGAGCACCACACCGGGCACACCGGGCACACCGACGGTGAACGTCGCCGGCCTGACCGTCCGCCACCGCAGGTCCGTCGCCCTGGACGGGCTGGACCTCACCCTCGGCCGGGGCGTCCACGGTCTCCTCGGCCCGAACGGGGCGGGCAAGACCTCCCTGGTCCGCGTCCTGGCCACGGTGACCGAACCGGCCGCGGGCCGCGTCGAACTGCTCGGCCTCGACGTCTCCGGGCGCGCCGCCCGGACGGAGGCACGGCGCCGGCTCGGCTACCTGCCGCAGGACTTCGGCCACTACCCGGGCTTCACCGTGCGGGAGTTCGTCGCCTACGTCGCCTGGCTGAAGGAGATGGACGCCGCCGCCGTGCCGGAGGCGGTGCGGCGGGCGGTCGACCGGGTCGGTCTCGGGGACAGGGCCGACGCGAGGATCCGCACGCTCTCCGGCGGGATGGTGCGCCGGGTGGGCATCGCGCAGGCGATCGTCAACGAGCCGGAGCTGCTGCTGCTCGACGAACCCACGGCCGGGCTCGACCCGGAGCAGCGCGTCGAGTTCCGTGCGCTGCTGCGGCGGTTGGGCGAGACGTCGACCGTGCTCGTCGCCACACACCTGGTCGAGGACGTGGCCGCCGCCTGCTCGGAGGTCGTCCTGATCGAGTCCGGCCGGCTCGCCTTCCGCGGCACGACCGGCGAACTGGCCGCGCTCGGCGAAGGCGGCGACAGCGACAGCGACGGCGACAGCGACGAGGCGGGCAGTCCCGTGGAGCGCGGCTACGCGGCCGCTCTGCGCGCCCACCGCGGCGCCCCGGCGGAAGGGGCCCGCCGATGA
- a CDS encoding zf-HC2 domain-containing protein, producing the protein MNTWHVTDRLAREYASGSVTEPDAWSLEKHVESCARCAALVSAAVRAGDAGPVLAGLRTGLLLTAAATPPARRPPLRLPARRPASAPRPRPTGAARLVWLAGPGLPRAWGLALLIVVAGAPALAYGAGFGGARPLLLLVAPLLPLAGAGLSYGRHADPLHEVVASTPSGGLRLLLVRTATVLTVSVPLLTAAGAVLPAGAGGPGAAAWLLPGLALTLAALALGSYTGCRSAAAGLGLLWLAVSAVPAVAPRPDAVAEHLALVMGGPQAQGAWAAAAVLCAALLAVRRTSFDHLETM; encoded by the coding sequence GTGAACACCTGGCATGTCACGGACCGGCTGGCGCGCGAGTACGCGTCGGGGTCCGTCACCGAACCGGACGCCTGGTCCCTGGAGAAGCACGTCGAGTCGTGCGCCCGGTGCGCCGCCCTCGTGTCGGCCGCCGTGCGGGCCGGGGACGCCGGACCCGTCCTGGCCGGCCTGCGGACCGGGCTGCTGCTGACCGCCGCGGCGACTCCGCCCGCCCGTCGCCCGCCCCTGCGCCTCCCCGCCCGCCGGCCGGCGTCCGCCCCGCGCCCCCGCCCCACCGGGGCCGCGCGCCTCGTGTGGCTCGCCGGCCCCGGCCTGCCGCGTGCCTGGGGCCTCGCGCTGCTGATCGTCGTGGCGGGCGCCCCGGCCCTCGCGTACGGGGCGGGCTTCGGCGGGGCCCGGCCGCTGCTGCTGCTCGTCGCTCCGCTGCTGCCGCTCGCCGGGGCGGGCCTGTCGTACGGCAGGCACGCCGACCCCCTGCACGAGGTCGTCGCGTCCACGCCTTCCGGCGGGCTCCGGCTGCTGCTGGTGCGGACCGCGACCGTGCTCACGGTGAGCGTCCCGCTGCTGACGGCGGCGGGCGCGGTGCTGCCCGCGGGGGCCGGCGGGCCGGGCGCCGCGGCCTGGCTGCTGCCCGGTCTGGCGCTGACCCTGGCGGCGCTGGCGCTCGGCTCGTACACGGGCTGCCGGAGCGCCGCCGCCGGTCTCGGCCTGCTCTGGCTGGCGGTGAGCGCGGTACCGGCCGTGGCCCCGCGGCCGGACGCGGTGGCCGAGCACCTCGCCCTCGTCATGGGCGGGCCGCAGGCACAGGGCGCCTGGGCGGCGGCCGCCGTGCTGTGCGCGGCACTGCTCGCCGTCCGCCGGACCTCCTTCGACCACCTGGAGACGATGTGA
- a CDS encoding RNA polymerase sigma factor, producing the protein MRLKRPWRGERDDDAALLRAVARGDTEALGVFHDRHAGWLHVRLSRRCGDPEMVREVMQDTFVAVWRSAASHRGGDAGGWLWVIAARRLVDARRAAARQERVVHEPAGSAPSAEDRVLAGLEYGDVGAALQRISPELREVLRATVVDGLTTRETARLLGIPEGTVKTRAMRARRELRAALQGPAWGGNA; encoded by the coding sequence GTGAGACTGAAGCGCCCCTGGAGGGGAGAGCGGGACGACGACGCGGCACTGCTGCGTGCCGTCGCCCGCGGGGACACGGAAGCGCTCGGGGTGTTCCACGACCGGCACGCGGGCTGGCTGCACGTCCGGCTGAGCCGGCGCTGCGGCGACCCGGAGATGGTGCGGGAGGTCATGCAGGACACCTTCGTCGCCGTGTGGCGGTCCGCGGCCTCGCACCGGGGCGGCGACGCCGGCGGCTGGCTCTGGGTGATCGCCGCACGCCGGCTCGTCGACGCGCGGCGCGCCGCCGCCCGCCAGGAACGCGTGGTCCACGAACCGGCCGGCAGCGCGCCGTCCGCGGAGGACCGGGTGCTGGCGGGGCTGGAGTACGGCGACGTGGGCGCCGCCCTGCAGCGCATCTCGCCGGAACTGCGCGAGGTGCTGCGGGCCACCGTCGTCGACGGCCTGACCACGAGGGAGACGGCCCGCCTGCTCGGCATACCGGAGGGCACGGTGAAGACGCGCGCGATGCGCGCCCGCCGTGAGCTGCGGGCCGCGCTCCAGGGCCCGGCCTGGGGAGGAAACGCGTGA
- a CDS encoding GNAT family N-acetyltransferase, producing the protein MSFESTADAVDAWVRGWVVSRGAADPVATPWGFTVDVGQVRHATRHVLTAGDEATVRAVAREVAAPTVWLKVFAAPASVVEWAGPDWRVDEPGWLMWTRLRRVPRPALPPGHRLRTWTRGGVVRVLVTAADGSFAARGQIAVTGATAVVDQIETAPQHRRKGLGRVVMHTLGEAALDAGAGTGLLGGTPDGRALYESLGWRVQAPLVSLFHAGDAL; encoded by the coding sequence ATGTCCTTCGAGTCCACCGCCGACGCCGTCGACGCCTGGGTGCGCGGCTGGGTCGTCTCGCGCGGCGCCGCCGACCCGGTCGCCACGCCCTGGGGCTTCACCGTCGACGTCGGCCAGGTCCGGCACGCCACCCGCCATGTGCTGACCGCCGGCGACGAGGCCACCGTGCGCGCGGTCGCCCGCGAGGTCGCCGCCCCGACCGTGTGGCTGAAGGTGTTCGCCGCACCCGCCTCCGTCGTGGAGTGGGCCGGCCCCGACTGGCGGGTCGACGAGCCCGGCTGGCTGATGTGGACCCGGCTGCGCCGGGTGCCACGGCCGGCCCTGCCCCCGGGGCACCGTCTGCGCACCTGGACCCGCGGAGGTGTGGTGCGTGTCCTGGTGACCGCCGCCGACGGCTCGTTCGCGGCCCGCGGCCAGATCGCCGTGACCGGCGCGACCGCCGTCGTCGACCAGATCGAGACCGCCCCGCAGCACCGGCGCAAGGGCCTCGGGCGGGTCGTGATGCACACCCTCGGGGAGGCCGCCCTCGACGCGGGCGCGGGGACCGGCCTGCTCGGCGGCACCCCGGACGGGCGCGCCCTGTACGAGTCGCTCGGCTGGCGGGTCCAGGCCCCGCTGGTCAGCCTCTTCCACGCCGGGGACGCCCTCTGA
- the lon gene encoding endopeptidase La, which yields MAADAEDFTVRSPLTLPVLPLDDEVVLPGMVVPLDLSDTEVRAAVEAAQAAARPSGNKPKVLLVPRVDGTYAATGVLGTVEQVGRLSDGDPGALIRGVGRVRIGAGTTGPGGALWVEGTVVEEGVTGAPGAVSELVTEYKALATAWLKKRGAWQVVDRVQQIDDVAQLADNSGYSPFLTTAQKIELLETADPVARLRLAIGQLREHLAEQDVAETIAKDVQEGVDKQQREFLLRRQLDAVRKELRELNGETEGDESDDYRARVEAADLPEKVREAALKEVEKLERASDQSPEGSWIRTWLDTVLELPWNERTEDAYDIQGAKALLDAEHAGLADVKERITEYLAVRKRRADRGLGVVGGRRGGAVLALVGPPGVGKTSLGESVAHAMGREFVRVALGGVRDEAEIRGHRRTYVGALPGRIVRAIKEAGSMNPVVLLDEIDKVGSDFRGDPAAALLEVLDPAQNHTFRDHYLEVELDLSDVVFLATANVLEAIPEALLDRMELVRLDGYTEDEKVVIARDHLVPRQLERAGIEPGEVTLDDSALRRLAGEYTREAGVRNLERSVARLLRKVAAQHELGERELPFTVGDGDLRALIGRPHHVPESAQDPSERRTAVPGVATGLAVTGAGGDVLFVEASLADPETGAAGLTLTGQLGDVMKESAQIALSFLRSHGAELELPVADLKDRGVHIHFPAGAVPKDGPSAGVTMTTALASLLSGRQVRTDVAMTGEVSLTGRVLPIGGVKQKLLAAHRAGITTVIIPKRNEADLDDVPAEILQKLDVHPVTDVRQVLELALSPAESPVTAAA from the coding sequence ATGGCTGCCGATGCCGAGGACTTCACGGTCCGTTCGCCGCTCACCCTGCCCGTGCTGCCGCTCGACGACGAAGTCGTGCTGCCGGGCATGGTCGTGCCGCTCGACCTGTCCGACACCGAGGTGCGGGCCGCGGTCGAGGCCGCCCAGGCGGCGGCCCGTCCCTCCGGCAACAAGCCGAAGGTGCTGCTCGTTCCCCGGGTCGACGGCACATACGCCGCGACCGGTGTGCTCGGCACCGTCGAGCAGGTCGGCCGGCTGTCCGACGGCGACCCCGGCGCGCTGATCCGGGGTGTCGGCCGCGTGCGCATCGGCGCGGGGACCACCGGGCCGGGCGGAGCGCTCTGGGTCGAGGGGACCGTGGTCGAGGAGGGCGTGACCGGGGCTCCCGGCGCCGTGTCCGAGCTGGTCACCGAGTACAAGGCCCTCGCCACCGCCTGGCTCAAGAAGCGCGGCGCCTGGCAGGTCGTGGACCGGGTCCAGCAGATCGACGACGTGGCCCAGCTCGCCGACAACTCCGGCTACTCGCCGTTCCTCACCACCGCCCAGAAGATCGAACTGCTGGAGACCGCCGACCCGGTCGCCCGGCTGCGGCTCGCCATCGGGCAGCTGCGGGAGCACCTCGCCGAGCAGGACGTCGCCGAGACCATCGCCAAGGACGTCCAGGAGGGTGTGGACAAGCAGCAGCGCGAGTTCCTGCTGCGCCGCCAGCTCGACGCCGTCCGCAAGGAGCTGCGCGAACTGAACGGCGAGACGGAGGGCGACGAGTCCGACGACTACCGCGCCCGCGTCGAGGCCGCCGACCTCCCGGAGAAGGTCCGCGAGGCGGCCCTCAAGGAGGTCGAGAAGCTGGAACGCGCGAGCGACCAGTCGCCCGAGGGCTCGTGGATCCGCACCTGGCTCGACACCGTCCTCGAACTGCCCTGGAACGAGCGCACCGAGGACGCCTACGACATCCAGGGCGCCAAGGCCCTGCTCGACGCCGAGCACGCCGGTCTGGCGGACGTGAAGGAGCGGATCACCGAGTACCTCGCGGTGCGCAAGCGGCGCGCCGACCGGGGCCTCGGCGTGGTCGGCGGCCGCAGAGGCGGCGCCGTGCTCGCGCTGGTCGGCCCGCCCGGCGTCGGCAAGACCAGCCTCGGCGAGTCCGTGGCGCACGCCATGGGCCGCGAGTTCGTCCGCGTCGCCCTCGGCGGTGTCCGCGACGAGGCGGAGATCCGCGGGCACCGGCGCACCTACGTCGGCGCCCTGCCCGGCCGGATCGTCCGGGCGATCAAGGAGGCCGGCTCGATGAACCCGGTCGTCCTGCTGGACGAGATCGACAAGGTCGGCTCCGACTTCCGCGGCGACCCCGCGGCCGCCCTGCTGGAAGTCCTCGACCCGGCACAGAACCACACCTTCCGCGACCACTACCTGGAGGTCGAACTCGACCTGAGCGACGTGGTCTTCCTCGCCACCGCCAACGTCCTGGAGGCCATCCCGGAGGCCCTGCTCGACCGGATGGAACTCGTCCGGCTCGACGGCTACACGGAGGACGAGAAGGTCGTCATCGCCCGGGACCACCTGGTGCCGCGACAGCTGGAGCGTGCGGGCATCGAGCCCGGCGAGGTCACCCTCGACGACTCGGCGCTGCGCCGCCTGGCCGGCGAGTACACCCGGGAGGCGGGCGTCCGGAACCTGGAGCGCTCCGTCGCACGGCTGCTCCGCAAGGTCGCGGCCCAGCACGAACTGGGCGAACGCGAGCTGCCGTTCACCGTCGGCGACGGCGATCTGCGCGCCCTGATCGGCCGGCCCCACCACGTTCCGGAGTCCGCCCAGGACCCGTCGGAGCGCAGGACCGCCGTGCCGGGCGTGGCCACCGGTCTCGCCGTCACCGGCGCGGGCGGGGACGTGCTGTTCGTCGAGGCGTCGCTCGCCGACCCGGAGACGGGCGCGGCCGGACTGACCCTGACCGGTCAGCTCGGCGACGTGATGAAGGAGTCGGCGCAGATCGCGCTGAGCTTCCTGCGCTCGCACGGCGCCGAACTGGAACTGCCGGTCGCCGACCTGAAGGACCGCGGGGTGCACATCCACTTCCCGGCGGGCGCGGTGCCCAAGGACGGGCCGAGCGCCGGTGTCACCATGACCACGGCCCTCGCCTCGCTGCTCTCCGGACGGCAGGTGCGCACGGACGTGGCGATGACCGGTGAGGTGTCGCTGACGGGGCGGGTCCTGCCCATCGGCGGAGTGAAGCAGAAGCTGCTGGCCGCCCACCGGGCGGGCATCACCACCGTGATCATCCCGAAGCGCAACGAGGCCGACCTGGACGACGTGCCGGCCGAGATCCTGCAGAAGCTGGACGTCCACCCGGTGACCGACGTGCGCCAGGTGCTGGAACTCGCGCTCTCTCCCGCCGAGTCCCCGGTGACGGCCGCCGCCTGA
- a CDS encoding pentapeptide repeat-containing protein, which translates to MDTLRADCSNCFGLCCVALPFAASADFAAGKAAGTPCANLRTDFRCGIHDRLRTSGYQGCTVYDCFGAGQQVSQVTYGGTDWRTAPDTAAGMFAVFPVVRQLHELLRYLEEALTLTAAAELRPALRAQRASVRELTALTPDGLLELDVAARRQEVNALLLRTSELVRAGGRRGRKDRRGADLMGARLRGADLRGVSLRGACLIAADLTGADLRLTDLIGADLRDTRLAGADLTGAFFLTQPQLNAARGDGATRLPDGLTRPAHWS; encoded by the coding sequence ATGGACACCCTGCGAGCCGACTGCTCGAACTGCTTCGGCCTGTGCTGCGTCGCCCTGCCCTTCGCCGCGTCCGCGGACTTCGCCGCCGGCAAGGCGGCCGGCACACCGTGCGCCAACCTCCGCACCGACTTCCGGTGCGGCATCCACGACCGGCTCCGCACCAGCGGCTACCAGGGCTGCACCGTCTACGACTGCTTCGGCGCGGGCCAGCAGGTCTCGCAGGTCACCTACGGCGGCACCGACTGGCGCACCGCGCCGGACACGGCGGCCGGGATGTTCGCGGTGTTCCCCGTGGTGCGCCAGCTCCACGAACTGCTGCGGTACCTGGAGGAGGCGCTGACCCTCACCGCCGCCGCGGAACTCCGCCCCGCGCTGCGCGCGCAGCGCGCCTCGGTCCGCGAGCTGACCGCACTGACGCCCGACGGGCTGCTGGAGCTGGACGTCGCCGCCCGCCGGCAGGAGGTGAACGCCCTGCTGCTGCGCACCAGCGAACTGGTGCGGGCGGGGGGCCGGCGCGGGAGGAAGGACCGCAGGGGAGCGGATCTGATGGGGGCCCGGCTGCGCGGCGCGGACCTGCGCGGGGTGAGCCTGCGCGGCGCGTGCCTGATCGCCGCCGACCTGACGGGCGCCGACCTGCGCCTGACCGACCTCATCGGGGCCGATCTGCGGGACACCCGTCTCGCGGGCGCTGATCTGACCGGCGCGTTCTTCCTCACCCAGCCCCAGCTGAACGCCGCCCGCGGCGACGGGGCGACCCGGCTCCCGGACGGGCTGACCCGCCCCGCGCACTGGTCGTGA
- a CDS encoding lysozyme, with protein sequence MPVHRSGKTGRTRLAAAGTLVAVISLLLTAPGAAADPKPVRGSAHMGMGVVAHDGKGGTPRDTRAVQTEGVDVSSHQGNVNWSGLWSSGVKWAYVKATEGTYYKNTYFTQQYNGSYNVGMIRGTYHFATPDTTSGAAQADYFVNNGGGWSKDGRTLPGVLDIEWNPYGAACYGKSQSAMVTWIRDFLNRYKARTGRDAVVYTATSWWTQCTGNYAGFGSTNPLWVARYDTVPGTLPAGWPYYTMWQYTSSGPIVGDHNKFNGAYDRVVALANG encoded by the coding sequence ATGCCCGTGCACAGATCCGGAAAGACCGGTCGTACGCGTCTCGCGGCGGCCGGCACTCTCGTCGCAGTCATCTCCCTCCTCCTCACCGCCCCCGGCGCGGCCGCCGACCCCAAGCCGGTCCGCGGCTCCGCCCACATGGGCATGGGCGTCGTCGCCCACGACGGCAAGGGCGGCACCCCCCGCGACACCCGCGCGGTCCAGACCGAAGGCGTCGACGTCTCCAGCCACCAGGGGAACGTCAACTGGTCCGGCCTGTGGAGCAGCGGCGTCAAATGGGCCTACGTCAAGGCCACCGAGGGCACGTACTACAAGAACACCTACTTCACCCAGCAGTACAACGGCTCCTACAACGTCGGCATGATCCGGGGCACGTACCACTTCGCGACCCCCGACACCACGTCCGGCGCGGCCCAGGCCGACTACTTCGTCAACAACGGCGGCGGCTGGTCCAAGGACGGCAGGACGCTGCCGGGCGTGCTCGACATCGAGTGGAACCCGTACGGCGCCGCCTGCTACGGCAAGTCGCAGTCCGCGATGGTCACCTGGATCAGGGACTTCCTGAACCGCTACAAGGCGCGCACCGGCCGGGACGCCGTCGTCTACACGGCGACCAGCTGGTGGACCCAGTGCACCGGCAACTACGCCGGCTTCGGCTCCACCAACCCGCTGTGGGTCGCCCGCTACGACACCGTGCCCGGCACCCTGCCGGCCGGCTGGCCGTACTACACGATGTGGCAGTACACCTCGTCCGGACCGATCGTCGGCGACCACAACAAGTTCAACGGCGCCTACGACCGCGTCGTGGCACTCGCCAACGGCTGA
- a CDS encoding MarR family winged helix-turn-helix transcriptional regulator, which yields MDREFLALERELAVFLRRARASSGEMARELHPDLEPAAYGLLVRLEEAGAQRGTELAAYIGVGKATMSRQLRALEEVGLVTREPDPADGRASLVRLTDEGVARFRHVRDARRARYVSKLAGWDRGEVAELARLLRQLNTSAES from the coding sequence ATGGACCGCGAATTCCTCGCCCTCGAACGCGAGTTGGCGGTCTTCCTCCGCCGTGCGAGGGCTTCGTCGGGCGAGATGGCCCGGGAACTCCACCCCGATCTGGAGCCCGCGGCCTACGGCCTGCTGGTCCGCCTGGAGGAGGCCGGGGCGCAGCGCGGCACCGAACTGGCCGCCTACATCGGCGTCGGCAAGGCGACCATGAGCCGGCAGCTGCGCGCCCTGGAGGAGGTCGGCCTCGTCACCCGGGAGCCGGACCCCGCCGACGGCCGGGCGTCCCTCGTACGGCTCACGGACGAAGGGGTGGCCCGGTTCCGCCATGTGCGCGACGCGCGCCGGGCCCGCTACGTGAGCAAGCTCGCCGGCTGGGACCGCGGCGAGGTCGCGGAACTGGCCCGGCTGCTCCGCCAGCTGAACACCAGCGCCGAGAGCTGA